Proteins encoded together in one Lysinibacillus sp. FSL K6-0232 window:
- a CDS encoding acyl-CoA carboxylase subunit beta gives MDMFDKINDLYDRKTVIELGGGYERIDKQHEKGKLTARERIELLLDEGTFFEINPFITHRTVDFGMDKLEGPGDGVVTGFGKINGRPVYLFSQDFTVFGGALGEMHAKKMATVMDLAAKNGTPFIGINDSGGARIQEGVLSLDGYGHIFYRNAIYSGVIPQISVIMGPCAGGAVYSPAITDFILMVDKTSQMFITGPKVIETVTGEKISAENLGGSKVNNAVSGNAHFRAPSEEEAINQIKKLLSYLPQNNKEKAPRQARPEGDDYRPEIVDTVPIETTRPYDVRKVVEQVVDEGSFMEVHAEFAKNVVVGFARIAGESVGLVCNQPKVLAGGLDIDSSDKAARFIRTCDAYNIPIITFEDVSGFFPGVKQEHGGIIRHGAKILYAYSEATVPKITVILRKAYGGAYVALNSKSIGADLVFAWPNAEIAVMGAAGAANIIFAREIAQSSDPEATRAAKIEEYKEKFANPYVAASRGMVDDVIDPRDTRIKLIQGLDMLANKHETRPEKKHGNIPL, from the coding sequence ATGGATATGTTCGACAAAATCAATGACTTGTATGACCGTAAGACAGTAATTGAGCTTGGGGGTGGCTATGAGCGTATCGACAAGCAGCACGAAAAGGGGAAATTAACAGCTCGTGAACGTATTGAATTGTTGCTAGATGAAGGTACATTTTTTGAAATTAATCCATTTATTACGCACCGTACAGTAGACTTTGGTATGGACAAGCTAGAGGGACCAGGAGATGGGGTTGTAACTGGTTTTGGTAAAATCAATGGTCGTCCAGTCTACTTATTCTCACAAGATTTCACAGTATTTGGTGGAGCTCTTGGTGAAATGCATGCTAAAAAAATGGCGACAGTGATGGATTTAGCTGCGAAAAATGGTACACCATTTATCGGCATTAATGATTCAGGTGGTGCGCGTATCCAAGAGGGTGTACTATCGCTAGATGGGTATGGTCATATTTTCTACCGTAATGCTATTTATTCAGGTGTTATTCCACAAATCTCTGTTATTATGGGGCCATGTGCTGGTGGTGCAGTATATTCGCCTGCTATTACAGACTTTATTTTAATGGTTGATAAAACATCTCAAATGTTTATTACAGGTCCAAAAGTAATTGAAACAGTAACAGGTGAAAAAATCTCTGCTGAAAATCTAGGTGGCTCTAAAGTAAACAATGCTGTAAGTGGTAATGCCCATTTCCGTGCACCATCTGAAGAAGAGGCAATCAATCAAATTAAAAAACTATTAAGCTATTTACCACAAAATAATAAGGAAAAGGCACCTCGACAAGCACGACCTGAGGGAGATGACTATCGCCCAGAAATCGTGGATACAGTGCCAATTGAAACAACACGTCCATATGATGTGCGTAAAGTTGTGGAGCAGGTTGTGGATGAAGGTTCCTTTATGGAAGTGCATGCAGAGTTTGCCAAAAATGTAGTCGTTGGTTTTGCGCGTATTGCTGGTGAGTCCGTTGGGCTTGTTTGTAACCAACCAAAAGTATTAGCAGGTGGATTAGATATTGATTCTTCCGATAAAGCAGCTCGCTTTATCCGTACTTGTGATGCTTACAATATCCCAATCATCACATTTGAAGACGTTTCTGGCTTCTTCCCAGGCGTTAAGCAAGAGCATGGTGGTATTATTCGTCATGGTGCAAAAATTCTTTATGCTTACTCAGAAGCGACTGTACCAAAAATTACAGTGATTCTTCGTAAAGCTTATGGAGGCGCTTACGTTGCCTTAAACTCTAAATCAATCGGTGCTGACCTTGTCTTTGCATGGCCAAATGCTGAAATTGCCGTAATGGGAGCTGCGGGTGCTGCCAATATTATTTTTGCGCGTGAAATTGCTCAATCCAGTGATCCAGAAGCAACACGTGCAGCAAAAATTGAAGAATATAAAGAAAAATTTGCAAATCCATATGTGGCAGCTTCACGCGGTATGGTAGACGATGTTATTGACCCACGCGATACTCGTATTAAGCTAATTCAAGGGCTTGATATGCTAGCAAACAAACACGAAACACGTCCAGAGAAAAAACACGGAAATATTCCACTTTAA
- the mce gene encoding methylmalonyl-CoA epimerase translates to MEKVDHIGIAVRDLDERITYYTETLGLKLMKVEEVESQQVRVAFIDAGNVKIELLEPMSEKSAIYGFIEKRGEGIHHVAFGVTGIRERMAELREKGVRLLSEEPGPGAGGAEVAFMHPKSSFGVLYELCDKSGKGDK, encoded by the coding sequence ATGGAGAAAGTAGACCATATCGGGATTGCGGTGCGCGATCTAGATGAACGCATTACATATTATACTGAAACTTTAGGCTTAAAGTTGATGAAAGTGGAAGAAGTAGAATCACAGCAAGTTCGTGTTGCATTCATTGACGCAGGTAATGTGAAAATTGAATTATTGGAGCCAATGAGTGAGAAAAGTGCAATTTATGGGTTTATTGAAAAGCGTGGCGAGGGGATTCACCATGTTGCTTTCGGTGTAACAGGTATTCGTGAACGTATGGCAGAGCTTCGTGAAAAAGGTGTACGTTTGCTATCTGAAGAGCCAGGACCAGGTGCTGGAGGTGCAGAGGTTGCCTTTATGCATCCTAAATCTTCCTTCGGGGTGTTATATGAATTATGTGATAAAAGTGGAAAAGGGGATAAGTGA
- the prli42 gene encoding stressosome-associated protein Prli42: MSNKKFQKIVVYTMVVIMLISSLAFGLSMFL; encoded by the coding sequence ATGAGTAATAAAAAATTTCAAAAAATCGTTGTCTATACAATGGTAGTAATTATGCTAATTTCATCTTTGGCATTTGGCTTGTCTATGTTTCTTTAA
- a CDS encoding aromatic acid exporter family protein, giving the protein MKGQEAVGLKKFSIGYRTLKTAIGAAIAIAIAQYFDLASYASAGILTILCIQPTKKRSIHAAYTRLAASMIGMVFAFGSFELFSYHPLTLAGMLLVFIPTIVSLKITDGFISSAVIMMHIYAAGSFSLPLVYNELALMAIGYGTGLAVNMYMPDIQKELNYYRVKIEELYSKIFFEVANYLRQGDTLWDGREIIEAVSTLENAKSLAFKDVENHFMRRKNDYYIYFDMREQQLEIIERVLPKVTTLPVIVQEAELVADFLQDLGEHVHSGNTAGHYREKLERVKQDFSQLPLPQNHQQFIAQAALYQLIEEMDRYLEIKQSFKGLKVKKERP; this is encoded by the coding sequence ATGAAAGGACAGGAGGCAGTCGGCTTGAAAAAGTTTTCAATCGGCTATCGTACATTAAAAACAGCAATTGGAGCGGCAATTGCGATCGCCATTGCCCAGTATTTTGATTTAGCCTCATACGCGTCTGCTGGTATTTTAACCATATTATGTATACAGCCAACGAAAAAGAGGTCTATCCATGCAGCCTATACACGCTTGGCAGCCAGTATGATTGGGATGGTTTTCGCATTTGGTAGCTTTGAGCTTTTTTCTTATCATCCATTAACATTAGCAGGTATGCTGCTTGTGTTTATTCCAACAATTGTATCATTAAAGATTACGGATGGATTTATTTCTAGTGCCGTTATTATGATGCATATTTATGCAGCAGGTAGTTTTTCATTACCACTTGTTTATAATGAACTAGCATTAATGGCTATTGGCTATGGAACAGGATTAGCCGTTAATATGTATATGCCAGATATTCAAAAGGAATTAAATTACTATCGAGTTAAAATTGAGGAGCTATATAGCAAGATTTTTTTTGAAGTTGCAAACTATTTACGTCAAGGAGATACACTGTGGGATGGACGAGAAATTATTGAAGCGGTTAGCACATTAGAAAATGCTAAATCATTGGCATTTAAAGATGTTGAAAACCATTTTATGCGGCGTAAAAATGATTACTATATTTATTTTGATATGCGTGAGCAGCAGTTAGAAATTATTGAACGAGTGCTGCCAAAAGTGACCACATTACCTGTTATAGTACAAGAGGCAGAACTTGTGGCAGATTTTTTACAAGACCTTGGCGAACATGTGCATTCAGGAAATACAGCAGGGCATTACCGAGAGAAGTTGGAGCGGGTGAAGCAGGATTTTTCTCAGCTACCGCTGCCACAAAATCATCAGCAATTTATTGCGCAGGCAGCTCTCTATCAGCTTATTGAGGAAATGGACAGGTATTTAGAAATAAAGCAGTCATTTAAAGGCTTAAAGGTCAAAAAAGAGCGCCCATAA
- a CDS encoding BrxA/BrxB family bacilliredoxin has protein sequence MNMDYDLFMQEILKTARAEIEAAGYEQLTTPEAVEEAFARPGTTLVMVNSVCGCAGGIARPAAAQCVHYDKRPDHLVTVFAGQDKEATAAARYHFGEDHLPSSPSFVLLKDGQVVAEVGRYEIEGHDPMSVVTNLQANFEEYCDEL, from the coding sequence ATGAATATGGATTACGATTTATTTATGCAGGAAATTTTAAAAACGGCACGTGCTGAGATTGAGGCAGCTGGTTATGAACAGCTAACAACGCCAGAAGCTGTTGAAGAGGCGTTTGCACGTCCCGGAACAACATTGGTCATGGTGAACTCTGTCTGTGGTTGTGCAGGTGGTATCGCGCGTCCAGCAGCAGCACAATGCGTACATTATGATAAACGCCCAGACCATCTTGTCACAGTGTTTGCAGGACAAGATAAAGAAGCTACTGCGGCTGCACGTTACCATTTTGGTGAAGATCATTTACCTTCCTCGCCATCCTTTGTCCTTTTAAAAGATGGACAAGTAGTAGCAGAGGTTGGTCGCTATGAAATTGAAGGACATGACCCAATGTCTGTTGTCACAAATCTACAAGCAAACTTTGAAGAATATTGTGATGAACTGTAA
- the meaB gene encoding methylmalonyl Co-A mutase-associated GTPase MeaB → MDKSKEVEDSALFVMDGIEATHDGMHYGTPKKFRKKKVEQLNIPELAQKVRAGSRTHLSKAITLIESSNATHKVQAQELLQELLPYTGNSIRIGITGVPGAGKSSFIEAFGTMLCEMGKRVAVLAIDPSSSLSGGSILGDKTRMEELVKKPTAFVRPSPSAGTLGGVHKKTRETMLVCEAAGYDVLLIETVGVGQSETYVRGMVDFFLLLVLTGAGDELQGMKKGIMELADAIVVHKADGDNVRLAKKTVSEYKQILHFLQPATPGWMSTAMPVSSLQKQGLDKVWHTIEEFKQTVESNNYWATRRQNQTKEWFQSMITDHLIDMFYGNPQRKAQVQLLERQILNGQLTVTQGVDRLFNDEQLKK, encoded by the coding sequence ATGGACAAAAGTAAAGAGGTAGAGGACAGCGCACTATTTGTCATGGACGGCATTGAGGCAACACATGATGGGATGCACTATGGTACACCGAAAAAATTCCGTAAGAAAAAGGTAGAGCAACTCAATATTCCAGAGCTGGCACAAAAGGTGCGAGCAGGCTCTCGCACACATTTGTCAAAGGCGATTACCTTAATTGAAAGCTCCAATGCCACACACAAGGTGCAAGCACAGGAGCTTTTGCAGGAGCTACTGCCATACACAGGAAATAGCATTCGCATTGGCATTACAGGTGTGCCTGGCGCAGGAAAAAGCTCATTTATTGAAGCTTTTGGCACAATGCTTTGTGAGATGGGGAAGCGAGTAGCTGTGCTGGCGATCGATCCAAGCTCATCATTATCAGGCGGCAGTATTTTAGGGGATAAAACCCGCATGGAGGAGTTAGTGAAAAAGCCAACTGCATTTGTGCGACCCTCTCCATCCGCAGGTACTCTAGGAGGGGTTCATAAAAAAACACGTGAAACAATGCTTGTTTGTGAAGCAGCGGGCTATGATGTGCTTTTAATTGAAACCGTTGGGGTTGGTCAAAGTGAAACATATGTCCGTGGCATGGTTGATTTCTTCCTACTGCTTGTGTTAACAGGTGCTGGTGATGAGCTACAAGGTATGAAAAAGGGCATTATGGAATTAGCTGATGCTATCGTTGTGCATAAAGCAGATGGTGATAATGTACGATTGGCGAAAAAAACGGTGTCGGAATATAAGCAAATTTTGCATTTCCTACAGCCTGCTACACCTGGCTGGATGTCCACTGCGATGCCTGTGAGCTCATTACAAAAGCAAGGGCTTGATAAGGTTTGGCATACAATTGAGGAATTTAAGCAAACTGTGGAAAGCAATAATTATTGGGCGACTCGACGCCAAAACCAAACAAAAGAATGGTTCCAATCAATGATTACAGATCATTTAATTGATATGTTTTATGGCAATCCACAGCGTAAGGCGCAAGTGCAGCTGTTAGAACGCCAAATTTTAAATGGACAGTTAACTGTTACACAAGGTGTTGATCGTTTATTTAACGATGAACAACTAAAAAAGTAA
- the scpA gene encoding methylmalonyl-CoA mutase, translating into MSKPNFSAVEIDKVLTTKAPQASDDKFLTNEGIEIKDIYTKDDIQDVKHLNDVAGIAPNTRGPYPTMYVARPWTVRQYAGFSTAEESNAFYKRNLAMGQKGLSVAFDLATHRGYDSDHPRVTGDVGKAGVAIDSVEDMKILFDQIPLDQMSVSMTMNGAVLPVLAFYIVAAEEQGVTPEKLAGTIQNDILKEYMVRNTYIYPPAMSMKIIADIFEYTAKYMPKFNSISISGYHIQEAGATNDIELAYTLADGLEYVRTGLKAGIDIDAFAPRLSFFWAIGMNYYMEVAKMRAARRIWAQMMSTFNPKNPKTLALRTHSQTSGWSLTEQDPFNNVARTLIEANASAMGHTQSLHTNALDEAIALPTDFSARIARNTQLFLQEETAMTKVIDPWGGSYYVEKLTEEITKSAWALIEEIESLGGMAKAIETGLPKMKVEEAAAKRQAKIDSKTETIVGVNKYRLEKEEPIDILDIDNTIVRQKQIERLEAMKAARDEAEVQKHLARLTKAAQDGTENLLAVAVDAARARASLGEISDAIEAVSGRHKAVIRSISGVYSANFSDEEQIAEVKQMTEEFLENEGRRPRILVAKMGQDGHDRGAKVVATGYADLGFDVDISPLFMTPAEAAQMAVENDVHVIGVSSLAAGHKTLVPELVKELEKLGREDIIIIVGGVIPAQDYDFLYKAGAVAIFGPGTVIPVSAQKIIEEIYRRLGYEEVSE; encoded by the coding sequence ATGAGCAAGCCAAATTTTAGTGCAGTCGAAATCGACAAAGTGTTAACAACCAAAGCACCTCAAGCGTCAGACGATAAGTTTCTAACGAATGAAGGCATTGAAATTAAAGATATTTATACAAAAGATGATATTCAAGATGTCAAGCATTTAAACGATGTGGCAGGTATTGCACCTAATACGCGTGGTCCATACCCTACCATGTATGTAGCTCGTCCTTGGACAGTTCGTCAATATGCAGGTTTCTCCACAGCAGAAGAATCCAATGCCTTTTATAAACGCAATCTAGCAATGGGGCAAAAAGGGCTTTCTGTGGCATTTGATTTAGCTACTCACCGTGGCTATGACTCAGACCACCCACGTGTAACAGGGGATGTAGGGAAAGCAGGGGTTGCTATTGACTCTGTGGAGGATATGAAAATTCTGTTTGATCAAATTCCATTGGATCAAATGTCTGTTTCCATGACAATGAATGGTGCTGTTTTGCCAGTGCTTGCTTTTTATATTGTGGCAGCAGAGGAGCAAGGGGTAACACCAGAAAAATTAGCAGGCACGATTCAAAATGATATTTTAAAAGAATATATGGTGCGTAATACATATATTTACCCACCTGCAATGTCCATGAAAATTATTGCGGATATTTTCGAATATACAGCAAAATATATGCCAAAATTTAACTCGATTTCGATTTCTGGTTACCATATTCAAGAAGCTGGTGCAACAAATGATATCGAGCTTGCCTACACATTAGCGGATGGCTTGGAGTATGTACGCACAGGGCTAAAAGCGGGTATCGATATTGATGCATTTGCACCACGTCTGTCATTCTTCTGGGCAATTGGTATGAACTATTATATGGAAGTTGCTAAAATGCGTGCAGCACGTCGTATTTGGGCACAAATGATGTCAACATTTAATCCGAAAAATCCAAAAACATTAGCATTACGTACGCATTCACAAACATCTGGCTGGTCTTTAACAGAGCAAGATCCATTTAACAATGTGGCACGTACATTAATTGAAGCGAATGCATCTGCAATGGGGCATACACAATCACTTCATACAAATGCGCTGGATGAAGCGATTGCTTTACCAACAGATTTCTCTGCACGTATTGCACGAAATACCCAGCTATTTTTACAGGAAGAAACAGCAATGACAAAAGTCATTGATCCATGGGGCGGTTCATACTACGTGGAGAAATTAACAGAAGAAATTACAAAATCCGCTTGGGCGTTGATTGAAGAGATTGAGTCACTTGGAGGAATGGCGAAAGCAATTGAAACAGGATTACCAAAAATGAAGGTTGAGGAAGCGGCAGCCAAGCGTCAGGCAAAAATTGACTCGAAAACAGAAACGATTGTTGGCGTCAATAAATATCGCCTAGAGAAAGAAGAGCCAATTGATATTTTAGATATTGATAATACCATTGTTCGACAAAAGCAAATTGAGCGCTTAGAGGCAATGAAGGCTGCGCGTGATGAGGCAGAGGTGCAAAAGCATTTAGCTCGTTTAACAAAAGCAGCACAAGATGGCACAGAAAATTTACTTGCTGTAGCAGTGGATGCAGCGCGTGCTCGTGCATCTTTAGGTGAAATTTCAGATGCGATTGAGGCGGTATCTGGTCGTCATAAGGCTGTCATCCGTTCCATCTCTGGTGTTTACTCTGCCAACTTCTCGGATGAGGAGCAAATTGCTGAAGTGAAACAAATGACGGAGGAATTCCTAGAAAATGAAGGGCGTCGTCCACGTATTTTAGTCGCTAAAATGGGTCAAGATGGACATGATCGCGGTGCTAAGGTTGTGGCAACAGGCTATGCAGATTTAGGCTTTGATGTCGATATTTCACCATTATTTATGACGCCTGCTGAGGCAGCGCAAATGGCTGTAGAAAACGATGTACATGTTATTGGTGTGTCCTCCCTAGCTGCGGGTCATAAAACATTAGTGCCTGAATTAGTGAAGGAGCTAGAAAAATTAGGGCGCGAGGATATTATTATTATTGTTGGCGGTGTTATACCTGCACAAGATTATGACTTCCTTTATAAGGCAGGTGCAGTAGCTATTTTTGGACCAGGTACAGTGATTCCAGTATCGGCACAAAAGATTATTGAAGAAATTTACAGACGTTTAGGCTATGAGGAAGTGTCTGAATAA
- a CDS encoding methylmalonyl-CoA mutase family protein → MSNNMKNIEFEKPAYTDWQDAAIKALKGKPFESLFTTTSEGITLQPLYTQESLITKLGDELDRQVATIRSLQSSPVFQVAQQVHADTSEAFFTQLDDSLARGNEVITIDSRVHFEWTEEVLAKLAPYFSEYSFKITVENAQDPLLAVFHYIAADQQQAVRGFIVSQDTISLPAFPNVRSVNADTTIYHYQGANAVQELAYALALAAKLAGQEESFEAFSKQFFVTFAIDTQFFTEIAKLRAFKVLWKAFLAAYGVTENLKVPTVAETSLRSFSKLDVYVNLLRSSNEALSGLIGGADVFTVHPHDVLTKPTEQSIRIARNVSLILKEETNVLKVIDPAGGSYFIESLTADFVKEAWALFLAIEAAGGIDEYTASGKLAEEIETSYQSRIKAVQTRKQSLIGTNIYANPADVLEEATNPLFAHIKRVAAPFEQLRAEMSAADVKTGIVALGTLKSSKPRADFVTGFLNTVGLVPEKSEPVGTVEEAVAWLKATEAKYVVIAGNDDDTKAFVTAILAEKPAHIIVDVAGKFKDEEQAWLANGLNGFIFAGQNIIEKLQSVFTSMKEVQR, encoded by the coding sequence ATGTCAAATAACATGAAAAATATTGAATTTGAGAAGCCAGCTTATACTGACTGGCAAGATGCAGCAATCAAAGCTTTAAAGGGGAAACCATTTGAATCTCTTTTCACAACAACAAGTGAAGGTATCACATTACAGCCACTTTACACGCAAGAAAGTTTAATAACAAAGCTTGGCGATGAGCTTGATCGACAAGTTGCGACTATTCGTTCCCTACAAAGTAGTCCAGTATTTCAAGTAGCGCAGCAAGTTCATGCTGATACAAGTGAAGCCTTTTTTACACAGCTAGATGATAGCTTAGCGCGAGGCAATGAAGTGATCACCATTGATAGCCGTGTACATTTTGAGTGGACAGAAGAGGTATTAGCAAAGCTGGCACCATATTTCTCTGAATATTCGTTTAAAATCACTGTTGAAAATGCACAGGACCCATTGTTAGCTGTGTTTCATTACATCGCTGCCGATCAACAACAAGCAGTGCGAGGTTTTATTGTTTCACAAGATACTATTTCTTTACCTGCATTTCCGAACGTGCGCTCAGTCAATGCAGATACAACGATTTATCATTATCAAGGTGCAAATGCTGTACAAGAGCTAGCTTATGCATTGGCATTAGCTGCAAAGCTGGCAGGGCAAGAGGAAAGCTTTGAAGCATTTTCAAAGCAATTTTTTGTAACCTTTGCGATTGATACGCAATTTTTTACAGAGATTGCAAAGCTTCGTGCATTTAAGGTGCTGTGGAAGGCATTTTTAGCGGCATATGGCGTCACAGAAAATTTAAAAGTACCTACTGTTGCTGAAACATCGTTAAGAAGCTTTTCTAAATTAGATGTTTACGTGAATTTATTACGCTCTTCAAATGAAGCGCTTTCAGGATTAATTGGCGGTGCAGATGTCTTTACGGTGCACCCACATGATGTATTAACAAAGCCTACAGAGCAGTCTATTCGTATTGCTCGCAATGTATCATTAATTTTAAAAGAAGAAACAAATGTACTAAAGGTGATAGACCCAGCAGGTGGCTCTTACTTTATTGAGTCGCTAACAGCAGATTTTGTGAAAGAGGCATGGGCTTTATTTTTAGCTATTGAGGCAGCAGGCGGTATTGATGAATATACAGCTTCTGGTAAGCTTGCAGAGGAAATCGAAACATCCTATCAATCTCGCATTAAAGCAGTACAAACACGTAAGCAATCATTAATTGGTACGAATATTTATGCAAACCCAGCGGACGTGCTTGAAGAGGCAACAAACCCATTGTTTGCACATATTAAACGTGTTGCAGCTCCATTTGAACAGCTTCGTGCAGAAATGTCAGCGGCTGATGTGAAAACAGGCATTGTAGCATTAGGTACATTGAAAAGCTCTAAGCCACGCGCAGATTTTGTCACTGGTTTCTTAAATACAGTTGGTCTTGTTCCGGAAAAAAGTGAACCAGTCGGAACTGTGGAAGAGGCAGTTGCTTGGCTAAAGGCAACGGAGGCTAAGTATGTGGTCATTGCGGGTAATGATGATGATACAAAGGCATTTGTGACAGCTATTTTAGCCGAAAAACCAGCGCATATTATTGTGGATGTGGCAGGTAAATTTAAAGATGAAGAGCAAGCTTGGTTAGCAAACGGCTTAAACGGCTTTATTTTTGCAGGACAGAACATTATTGAAAAATTACAGTCCGTGTTCACAAGCATGAAGGAGGTCCAACGATGA
- a CDS encoding dihydrolipoamide acetyltransferase family protein — protein sequence MAVQNITMPQLGESVTEGTIEKWLVKPGDTVKKYDPLAEVVTDKVNAEIPSSFEGVITELIAQEGQTLPVGAVVCSIEIAGNNDLPSPPPEKKSAVSSAILNAGIQRKQEVQPSASTPPAGAKEARKNKVRYSPAVLRLAQEHDIALEHVTGTGEGGRITRKDLLKLIDSGNVPTTKEVASAPVAPSPAAEPVSSPEAKEQQPAAPAQPVQAGDIEIPVTKVRRAIANNMVRSVHEVPHAWMMMEVDVTDLVAYRDSLKHEFKQKEGFNLTYFAFFVKAVAQALKEFPMMNATWAEDKIIQKHDINISIAVATDDALFVPVIKHADEKSIKGIAKEIHELAVKVRAGKLTMDDIKGGTFTVNNTGAFGSVQSMGIINYPQAAILQVESIVKKPVVLPGGVFAARDIVNLCLSLDHRVLDGLVCGKFLNRVKEILENTSKSSTSVY from the coding sequence ATGGCAGTTCAAAATATTACAATGCCACAGCTTGGTGAAAGTGTCACAGAAGGTACAATTGAAAAATGGCTTGTCAAACCTGGCGATACAGTCAAAAAATATGATCCGCTTGCAGAGGTTGTGACAGATAAAGTAAATGCAGAAATTCCATCGTCATTTGAAGGGGTGATTACGGAGCTTATTGCACAGGAAGGACAAACATTACCGGTAGGTGCTGTTGTCTGCTCCATTGAAATCGCAGGAAATAATGATTTACCATCGCCACCTCCAGAAAAAAAATCTGCCGTTAGCTCAGCTATTTTAAATGCAGGCATCCAACGAAAACAGGAGGTGCAGCCATCTGCGTCAACACCACCTGCTGGAGCAAAAGAAGCACGTAAGAATAAAGTGCGCTATTCACCAGCCGTTTTACGACTTGCACAGGAGCATGATATTGCATTAGAGCATGTTACAGGAACGGGTGAAGGTGGACGTATTACAAGAAAAGACTTATTAAAGCTAATTGACAGTGGTAATGTGCCTACTACTAAAGAGGTTGCATCAGCACCGGTAGCCCCGTCGCCAGCCGCTGAGCCAGTATCATCACCTGAAGCAAAGGAGCAACAACCAGCTGCACCAGCACAGCCTGTACAAGCAGGTGATATTGAAATTCCTGTGACGAAGGTACGTCGCGCAATTGCCAATAATATGGTAAGAAGTGTACATGAAGTGCCACATGCTTGGATGATGATGGAAGTGGATGTAACGGATTTAGTTGCTTATCGTGATAGCTTGAAACATGAATTTAAACAAAAAGAGGGCTTTAATCTTACTTATTTCGCATTCTTTGTCAAAGCGGTAGCACAGGCCTTAAAAGAGTTCCCAATGATGAATGCTACATGGGCTGAAGATAAAATTATTCAAAAGCATGATATTAATATCTCGATTGCTGTAGCAACAGATGATGCTCTCTTTGTGCCTGTTATCAAGCATGCGGATGAAAAGTCTATTAAAGGCATTGCAAAAGAAATTCATGAGCTTGCCGTTAAGGTTCGAGCAGGAAAATTAACAATGGATGATATTAAAGGTGGTACATTCACTGTCAATAACACAGGAGCGTTCGGCTCTGTGCAATCAATGGGCATTATTAATTACCCACAAGCAGCGATCCTTCAAGTGGAAAGCATTGTCAAAAAGCCTGTTGTTTTACCTGGCGGTGTATTTGCTGCACGCGATATTGTGAATTTATGTTTATCTTTAGATCATCGTGTGCTGGATGGACTTGTATGTGGTAAATTCCTAAATAGAGTAAAAGAAATACTCGAAAATACAAGTAAATCTTCAACGTCAGTCTACTGA